A DNA window from Tachysurus fulvidraco isolate hzauxx_2018 chromosome 4, HZAU_PFXX_2.0, whole genome shotgun sequence contains the following coding sequences:
- the LOC113656726 gene encoding 4-galactosyl-N-acetylglucosaminide 3-alpha-L-fucosyltransferase 9-like has product MMISTSKLQQFCLIVTCWLVGLFSCLVFIQYSSHICAPEPIPYYRSYNNVNTLNPVTTPGQQEEKPILLLWMWPLEKRWDFKDCKAMYNIDGCQLTDDRNLYNQSDAVLVFHRGIKWDLSNLPPSPRPPFQKWIWLHVESPTNTVRIPGLEKLFNLTLSYRRDADISVRYDLTVNKKPNNDFVIPKKDKLLCWFVSNMATSTGVGTRLKYYNELKNHINVTIFGGMVGKRLKDEDYYSTMASCKFYLSFENSIHIDYIMEKINGPLSAGTVPVVLGPPRENYDQFTPSNAFIHINDFPDAASLAKYLLQLDKDDQAYKRYFDWRKHVSATPHLIFPYQEFIIYICHACEYIGRYKDYRAAKDLYKWWFS; this is encoded by the coding sequence ATGATGATATCTACATCAAAATTACAACAGTTTTGCCTGATAGTCACTTGCTGGCTTGTGGGACTCTTCTCTTGCCTGGTGTTTATTCAGTATTCCTCACATATATGTGCACCGGAACCCATTCCTTATTATCGATCTTACAATAATGTAAACACCCTTAATCCCGTTACAACTCCAGGTCAACAGGAGGAAAAACCCATCCTGCTGCTGTGGATGTGGCCTCTGGAAAAGCGGTGGGACTTTAAAGACTGTAAAGCCATGTACAACATTGACGGCTGCCAATTGACTGATGACAGAAACCTTTATAACCAATCAGACGCAGTCCTCGTTTTCCACAGAGGTATCAAATGGGACCTGTCCAACCTTCCGCCGTCTCCTCGGCCTCCGTTTCAAAAATGGATCTGGCTTCACGTCGAATCGCCGACCAACACGGTGAGGATTCCCGGTTTGGAGAAGCTTTTCAACCTCACACTGAGCTACAGACGGGATGCCGACATTTCTGTGAGGTATGACCTCACGGTCAACAAGAAGCCAAACAATGACTTTGTGATCCCAAAGAAGGACAAGCTCCTGTGTTGGTTCGTGTCCAACATGGCCACCAGTACTGGAGTAGGGACCAGGCTGAAGTACTACAACGAGTTAAAGAACCACATCAATGTAACTATTTTTGGAGGAATGGTTGGCAAACGCTTGAAAGATGAAGACTACTACTCCACGATGGCTAGCTGTAAGTTCTACCTCTCCTTTGAGAACTCCATCCACATAGACTACATCATGGAGAAAATAAATGGTCCTCTTTCAGCTGGGACAGTTCCGGTCGTCTTGGGGCCACCAAGAGAAAATTATGATCAGTTTACTCCGAGTAATGCCTTCATTCACATCAATGACTTCCCTGATGCTGCATCACTGGCTAAATATCTGCTTCAGCTGGACAAAGACGATCAAGCATACAAGCGCTATTTTGACTGGAGAAAACACGTATCAGCGACACCGCATCTAATCTTTCCTTATCAAGAGTTCATCATTTACATCTGTCATGCCTGTGAATATATTGGAAGGTACAAAGACTATAGAGCTGCAAAAGACCTCTACAAGTGGTGGTTTTCATAA